One window of Medicago truncatula cultivar Jemalong A17 chromosome 2, MtrunA17r5.0-ANR, whole genome shotgun sequence genomic DNA carries:
- the LOC25487784 gene encoding intracellular protein transport protein USO1, with product MIFEVSDRREHFESEDGDDDNDGIRLSQMFPHAVGLLKCDGSIKKRDSMFDNPDSSLHVSVKKSKLSPYHHHAQDEDDLRQVIDNIDKVHERKEEELKALSQKIAEITVEFMAKEIELDAVNNLIGELEEKLDSEKKKLLQVISMKKRFEGRVKELESREKLLEGHMEEIEPKEKKELVNELESEKKHIESRLQELESKEKQFEGQKKEFKGRVKVLESKEEEFEGRVKEFKSERKQFETQVEHFKSKEKQFEGRWKELELKENKFIVQVKEFELKEKQFGRQVKGLESKMNKLDGQLKKPESTKKQYDALTEHIAEEKDLVASYMDDQLSRNFGGTSLQLHISEKTDGLESLHTGILVDLLESSDPSRFVLDMIQNTIVPLSKKGDNVVIIADYQILLLEQLMKISPNIEPCVRDEALKLALDMKANMKENSKNPLVVLGFLLLLSNYGLVTSFDEDELLELFAFVAEHKIAMELFGTMGFANKASDFVENLIRRKQFVVAVRFISAYNLANKNKLVDLLQEHVQNAKLICEGSCKKTNSIEIKDKARDQEIASLRTVLQCILDHNLQSADLLDKEIQYRILELKAHKGH from the exons ATGATTTTTGAGGTTTCTGATAGGAGAGAACATTTTGAATCtgaagatggtgatgatgataatgatggtATTCGTTTGTCACAAATGTTTCCCCATGCTGTGGGTTTGTTAAAATGTGATGGTTCTATTAAGAAGAGGGATTCTATGTTTGATAACCCCGATTCCTCCCTGCATGTTTCTGTAAAGAAATCAAAGCTGTCACCATATCATCATCACGCCCAAGATGAAGATGATCTTCGTCAAGTCATTGATAACATTGATAAGGTCCATGAAAGGAAGGAAGAGGAACTCAAGGCTCTTTCCCAAAAAATTGCTGAAATTACTGTGGAATTTATGGCCAAAGAGATAGAGCTTGATGCAGTGAATAACTTAATTGGTGAACTAGAGGAAAAGTTAGACTCCGAAAAGAAGAAGTTACTACAGGTAATATCAATGAAGAAGCGCTTTGAAGGACGAGTAAAGGAGTTGGAATCAAGAGAGAAGCTGCTTGAAGGACATATGGAGGAGATTGAACCAAAGGAGAAGAAAGAGTTGGTTAATGAACTGGAATCGGAAAAGAAGCATATCGAGAGCAGACTGCAGGAGCTCGAATCAAAAGAAAAGCAATTTGAAGGACAAAAGAAGGAGTTTAAAGGTCGAGTGAAGGTGCTTGAATCAAAGGAGGAGGAATTTGAAGGTCGAGTTAAGGAGTTCAAGTCAGAAAGGAAGCAATTTGAAACCCAAGTCGAGCACTTCAAATCGAAAGAAAAGCAATTTGAAGGACGGTGGAAAGAACTTGAGTTAAAAGAGAACAAGTTCATAGTGCAGGTGAAGGAGTTCGAATTAAAAGAGAAGCAGTTTGGAAGACAAGTCAAGGGTCTTGAGTCAAAGATGAATAAATTGGATGGACAACTAAAGAAGCCTGAGTCGACAAAGAAACAATATGACGCATTAACAGAGCATATTGCCGAGGAAAAAGATTTGG TTGCGTCTTATATGGATGATCAATTAAGTCGTAACTTTGGTGGAACAAGTTTGCAGTTGCACATAAGTGAGAAAACTGATGGACTTGAGTCACTTCATACTGGTATTTTAGTTGATCTGCTAGAATCATCAGATCCATCAAGATTTGTTTTGGATATGATACAGAATACCATTGTTCCACTGAGTAAGAAGGGAGACAATGTTGTAATTATTGCTGATTACCAAATCCTGCTGCTAGAACAACTTATGAAAATCTCACCAAATATTGAGCCTTGTGTAAGAGATGAAGCATTGAAGCTAGCACTTGATATGAAAGCCAACATGAAAGAAAATAGTAAAAATCCTTTGGTGGTTCTTGGTTTTCTATTGCTTTTGTCAAATTATGGATTGGTTACttcttttgatgaagatgaactTTTGGAGCTTTTTGCATTTGTTGCTGAGCACAAGATAGCTATGGAGCTGTTTGGAACCATGGGTTTTGCCAACAAAGCTTCTG ATTTTGTTGAGAATCTTATTAGGAGGAAGCAATTTGTTGTAGCTGTTAGATTCATTTCTGCATATAACTTGGCCAACAAGAATAAACTAGTTGATCTCTTGCAAGAACACGTCCAGAATGCCAAACTGATTTGTGAGGGCAGTTGCAAGAAAACCAACTCCATTGAAATCAAg GATAAGGCCAGAGATCAAGAAATTGCTAGTCTGAGAACTGTTCTGCAGTGCATTTTGGATCACAACCTGCAATCTGCAGATCTGCTTGATAAGGAGATTCAATATCGCATTCTTGAGCTTAAAGCACATAAAGGCCATTAG